From the genome of Branchiostoma floridae strain S238N-H82 chromosome 8, Bfl_VNyyK, whole genome shotgun sequence:
AGGTTCCCCGTCCACAAGTGCGTCCTAGCAGCCTTCTCCCCCCACTTCTCCCTCTTACTCTCTAACAGTGACAGAACGGTGGTCGAACTGAACACTCTCACAGAAGTAGGCGTGAGAGCGGTAATCGACTTCATGTACACGTCAGACTTCGTTCTTACGCAGGACAACATCGTGGCGATATCTGCGGCAGCGTGGTACCTACAGATCACCGAACTGAGCCAAGACTGTCAAATGTACCTTATGAAGAACCTACACGGAGGAGGGGTTGGTAGTGCTAGTCAGGAGAGACAGCGTTGTTCAGATACTTCTGTACAACAAGTGGCAATGAATAGTGCAAACAACATAAGGTGTGACAACACGAGCAGAGCACAAGCTTTACAGGCCAATATGCAGGCATCACAGCCTTCACAGCAAGAATCAAATGTTTGTACGCCTACAGAGAATGAACCACAGCAGTTCTCTGAAGAATGGTTTGACGAAGAAATTCACAAGTCTCAGAGTCATGGTGTACAGGAAAATAAAGACAGACCTAGTACCAGTAGTTGTAGTAGTGTGCAGCAACTTGAACAGGTGTTCAAGCCAATGCAAGAAACTCACAGTTCTATATCTCAAAGTCATGGTGTTCTGGAAAATAAACACAAACCTAGTACGAGTAGTTGTGGCCAGCAACTCGAAGAGGTGTTAAGTAAACCAATGCAAGAACCTCACAGCTCTATATCTCAAAGTCACGGTGTTCTGGAAAATAGACACAgacctagtactagtagttgtgcCCAGCAACTTGAAAAGGTGTTTAAACCAATGCAAGAACAGCCAATGGGGACAGAGGAAAATGATGTAATCACAATCAAGGATGAGGATGATGAAAGTATGAGCCCGTTTACAACAGAGGAGAGTGCTTACAGCTTTGACTATGGTGCCAGCAATACTACCGGTACTCTTGCACTACCAGAATACGGGATTCCTTTCTCAACTCCTTTAGAACACAGAGTAACAAGTGAGGGGGTTGTTGTAACTGCTCAAGCTAATCAGGATGTCTTTCAGAAAAACCTCCCATCTCATAGCGCTGTAGGGGTGAGTCAAGATCATGCCGCGAGACCATTTGAGTGCGGCCAGTGCAAGTTCAGGTTCAAGATGCTGTGTCACCTGAAGACTCACGTGAGAATCCACACGGGGGAGAAGCCTTACCACTGCGTGGTGTGTCCATCACGGTTCACCCGCAAGGATCACCTGACGCTGCACCTGCGTacgcacaccggtgagagaccctatcAGTGTCCGCTGTGCCCGAACAGCTTCGCACAGAAATCTTCCTTAAACATGCACGTGGCAAGGAGACACAAGGACACTTCATAGACCTACAAGTGTTCATAGTATTCTGTAGATTGACCAAGGACACTTCATAGACCTACAAGTGTTCATAGTATTCTGTAGATTGACCAAGGACACTTCATAGACCTACAAGTGTTCATAGTATTCTGTAGATTAACCAAGGACGCATCCTAGACCTACAAGTGTTAAGTCTGTAGATTTCAACCAAGGACACTTCATAAACCTACTACAAGTGTCCATAGTTTTCTGTAGATTGACCAAGGACACATCCTAGACCTACAAGTGTTCATAGTATTCTGTAGATTAACCAATGACTGTAGATTAACCAATGACACATCCTAGACCTACAAGTGATAATTCTGTAGATTTACCAAGGACACTTCATAAACCTACTACAAGTGTTCTTAGTATTCTGTAGGTTAACCAAGGACACATCTTAGATCTACAAGTGTTCATAGTATTCTGTAGATTGACCAAGGACATATCCTAGACCTACAAGTGTTCATAGTATTCTGTAGATCAACCAAGGACACGCTTaggaagaggcatgtaaacaatagttatagtgatagcatagctccagatATTTTGCCTATCCAATTGTTCATTTGTAACACTACTTGTAAAAGTATCTACTAGCAGTCTTTAGTATTTCATGTAATACTATcaaatcactgcatttagcccatgagggcaagaacatgcaaataaagatcatcgcATTATTGCATCAGCACGTACAGGTACAATCAGTAGATACGTATGGCGGGTCTACACTTTCCTGCACATGTTCGTCACATGAACGTAGGCATATGTCTTTTTAACATTGTCAGATGATATAAAATACTGTCATGCGATCATCTTGGTCGGGTTATATGAATGATATCTgtgcgtgcatcaattttcgtcggTTTCTAAAAAACATATGTTTACGACCACACAATCGTACATACAAAGCAGCAAAATGACCAAATATATGCGGTAAGTTGAAGTACATCTTACAACGGATACTAATTTTGTCATAATACTAACTCAAAGTTATTTGGAAATTTCAAAGGTCAAACTGGaaaatatgaaagaacaaatatGAAGAATTTACGGATGGGGAAACCAAACTCTtggtgttc
Proteins encoded in this window:
- the LOC118421286 gene encoding zinc finger protein 37-like, whose translation is MAGTLNPPTARSSPQRSSRVSLPRQLQQQLNLQRNSRMFCDITLQVQGARFPVHKCVLAAFSPHFSLLLSNSDRTVVELNTLTEVGVRAVIDFMYTSDFVLTQDNIVAISAAAWYLQITELSQDCQMYLMKNLHGGGVGSASQERQRCSDTSVQQVAMNSANNIRCDNTSRAQALQANMQASQPSQQESNVCTPTENEPQQFSEEWFDEEIHKSQSHGVQENKDRPSTSSCSSVQQLEQVFKPMQETHSSISQSHGVLENKHKPSTSSCGQQLEEVLSKPMQEPHSSISQSHGVLENRHRPSTSSCAQQLEKVFKPMQEQPMGTEENDVITIKDEDDESMSPFTTEESAYSFDYGASNTTGTLALPEYGIPFSTPLEHRVTSEGVVVTAQANQDVFQKNLPSHSAVGVSQDHAARPFECGQCKFRFKMLCHLKTHVRIHTGEKPYHCVVCPSRFTRKDHLTLHLRTHTGERPYQCPLCPNSFAQKSSLNMHVARRHKDTS